The following are encoded together in the Methylorubrum sp. B1-46 genome:
- a CDS encoding response regulator transcription factor — protein MSQAVSHTAGHTASRAVALLIVDEAAGLDDRLRAGLEHAPALRTIGEDELVRGGPVPVVALVPVDGAGAGAGCLRIATLREGRPWLRVLAVFRTLDAPAMNRLIAAGADAFIGAGTPAEEVCASVLALANGVSPAPSAARSADDDLGIGLTPREAEVLRFLSAGFSNKEVARRLSLSVRTVETHRLNLRRKTQTGRLKDLVKLARQLGLAPVLDAETPRSPARHTPLSARV, from the coding sequence ATGAGTCAAGCCGTCAGTCATACCGCCGGCCACACCGCCAGCAGGGCCGTCGCGTTGTTGATCGTCGATGAGGCGGCCGGACTGGACGACCGGCTGCGGGCCGGGCTGGAGCACGCGCCGGCCCTGCGCACGATCGGGGAGGACGAACTCGTCCGGGGCGGTCCGGTGCCGGTCGTGGCGCTGGTCCCGGTGGACGGCGCCGGCGCGGGAGCGGGCTGCCTCCGGATCGCGACCTTGCGCGAAGGCCGGCCCTGGCTGCGGGTGCTGGCGGTGTTCCGAACCCTCGACGCCCCGGCGATGAACCGGCTGATCGCGGCGGGAGCCGACGCCTTCATCGGCGCGGGCACACCGGCCGAGGAGGTCTGCGCCAGCGTGCTCGCCCTCGCGAACGGGGTTTCGCCCGCGCCGTCGGCCGCCCGTTCCGCGGACGACGACCTGGGCATCGGCCTCACGCCCCGCGAGGCGGAGGTTCTGCGCTTCCTCAGCGCCGGCTTCAGCAACAAGGAGGTCGCCCGCCGGCTCTCCCTGAGCGTGCGGACGGTCGAGACCCACCGGCTGAACCTGCGCCGCAAGACGCAGACCGGCCGCCTGAAGGATCTCGTCAAGCTCGCCCGCCAGCTCGGCCTCGCCCCGGTCCTCGACGCCGAGACGCCGCGCAGCCCGGCCCGCCATACACCGCTCTCCGCCCGAGTCTGA
- a CDS encoding cytochrome ubiquinol oxidase subunit I, whose amino-acid sequence MELDALMLSRIQFGFTMAFHIIFPAFTIGLAAFLVRLEAQWLWTRNPMYRVLYRFWVKAFAVSFGLGVVSGIVMSYQLGTNWSVYSDFTGNVLGPLIQYEVITAFFLEAGFLGIMLFGWDRVGDRLHFLSTCMVSLGTLISAFWILSANSWMQTPAGFTIENGRAVATDWWQVIFNPSFPIRYAHMVLGCFLTTAFAVAGMAAWMILRARKEPPEKVQGARVSLSMAMWFAVIFTPIQIFVGDSHGLAVLKHQPTKLAAIEANWDRQANMPLLLFAIPNMEAERNDFEIGIPKLGSFILTHDFSGVVPGLKDVTPDKRPPVWPVFYSFRIMVAIGMAMLLLSLWSLWLRRKGTLFTNRAFLTCAMLMTPSGFGAVIFGWFTAEIGRQPYIVYGLLKTADAHSPLTAQAVTTSLIAFIVAYAIIFGFGSYYLAKLLRKGPEPFEPSVPGDHVGRKPKRPLSALDEQLEARAT is encoded by the coding sequence ATGGAACTCGACGCCCTGATGCTCTCGCGCATCCAGTTCGGCTTCACGATGGCCTTCCACATCATCTTTCCGGCCTTCACCATCGGCCTCGCCGCCTTCCTCGTGCGGCTGGAGGCGCAGTGGCTGTGGACGCGCAACCCGATGTATCGGGTGCTCTATCGCTTCTGGGTGAAGGCCTTCGCGGTCTCCTTCGGCCTCGGCGTCGTCTCAGGGATCGTGATGAGCTACCAGCTCGGCACGAACTGGTCCGTCTACTCCGATTTCACCGGCAACGTACTGGGACCGCTGATCCAGTACGAGGTCATCACCGCCTTCTTCCTTGAGGCGGGTTTCCTCGGGATCATGCTGTTCGGCTGGGACCGGGTCGGCGACCGGCTGCACTTCCTGTCGACCTGCATGGTCTCGCTCGGCACGCTGATCTCGGCCTTCTGGATCCTCTCGGCCAATTCCTGGATGCAGACGCCGGCCGGCTTCACCATCGAGAACGGCCGGGCGGTCGCCACCGACTGGTGGCAGGTGATCTTCAATCCGAGCTTCCCGATCCGCTACGCGCACATGGTGCTCGGCTGCTTCCTCACGACCGCCTTCGCGGTGGCCGGCATGGCCGCCTGGATGATCCTGCGGGCCCGCAAGGAGCCGCCGGAGAAGGTGCAGGGAGCCCGGGTCTCGCTGTCGATGGCGATGTGGTTCGCGGTGATCTTCACGCCGATCCAGATCTTCGTCGGCGATTCGCATGGTCTGGCGGTACTGAAGCATCAGCCGACCAAGCTCGCGGCGATCGAGGCGAACTGGGACCGGCAGGCCAACATGCCGCTGCTGCTGTTCGCCATCCCGAACATGGAGGCCGAGCGCAACGACTTCGAGATCGGCATCCCGAAGCTCGGCTCCTTCATCCTCACCCACGACTTCTCCGGCGTGGTGCCGGGCCTCAAGGATGTCACGCCCGACAAGCGCCCGCCGGTCTGGCCCGTCTTCTATTCCTTCCGCATCATGGTCGCGATCGGCATGGCGATGCTGCTTTTGAGCCTGTGGAGCCTGTGGCTGCGACGGAAGGGGACGCTGTTCACGAACCGCGCCTTCCTCACCTGCGCCATGCTGATGACGCCGTCGGGGTTCGGTGCGGTGATCTTCGGCTGGTTCACCGCCGAGATCGGGCGGCAGCCCTACATCGTCTACGGTCTGCTCAAGACGGCGGACGCCCATTCCCCGCTCACCGCCCAGGCCGTGACGACCTCGCTCATCGCCTTCATCGTCGCCTACGCGATCATCTTCGGCTTCGGCAGCTACTACCTCGCCAAGCTTCTGCGCAAAGGTCCCGAGCCGTTCGAGCCCTCGGTGCCGGGTGATCATGTCGGTCGCAAGCCCAAGCGGCCGCTCTCGGCGCTGGACGAGCAACTGGAGGCCCGCGCGACCTGA
- a CDS encoding methyl-accepting chemotaxis protein yields the protein MTQQPARGPTTIADMTREVGRIAGDRVGRIRQITAQAKMLALNALIEAARAGEHGRGFSVVAQEVRGIGAEIEALAQELETGLTTRIAELQQGVDAMTARAQGERLIDLSLNAIELIDRNLYERTCDVRWWATDAAVVACAARPIENGVADHATQRLGVILSAYTVYLDLWLCGRDGTVLANGRPDRYPGIRGRSVAGEMWFRDAIRLASGDDYVPGNVRCEAQLGGAQVATYAAGIYGTGGGPACGVLAIHFDWESQAKAIVEGVRIAREDRGRTRVLLVDAQRRILAASDGKGILTETLAADLNGRDSGLVRDPRTGAVTAFHRTPGYESYRGLGWYGAIVQSGA from the coding sequence ATGACGCAGCAGCCGGCGAGGGGGCCGACGACCATCGCGGACATGACCCGCGAAGTCGGACGAATCGCCGGGGATCGGGTCGGACGCATCCGGCAGATCACCGCCCAGGCGAAGATGCTGGCTCTCAACGCCCTGATCGAGGCGGCCCGTGCCGGGGAGCACGGGCGCGGTTTCTCGGTGGTGGCGCAGGAGGTGCGCGGCATCGGTGCCGAGATCGAGGCGCTGGCGCAGGAACTCGAGACCGGACTGACGACGCGGATCGCCGAATTGCAGCAGGGCGTCGATGCGATGACGGCCAGGGCGCAGGGCGAGCGCTTGATCGATCTCTCCCTCAACGCCATCGAACTGATCGACCGGAACCTCTACGAACGGACCTGCGACGTGCGCTGGTGGGCCACCGACGCGGCCGTGGTCGCCTGCGCCGCCCGGCCGATCGAGAACGGGGTGGCCGACCATGCGACGCAGCGGCTCGGGGTGATCCTCTCGGCTTATACCGTCTACCTCGATCTCTGGCTGTGCGGCCGCGACGGGACCGTGCTCGCCAACGGCCGGCCCGACCGCTACCCCGGCATTCGCGGGCGCAGCGTCGCGGGAGAGATGTGGTTCCGGGACGCGATCCGCCTTGCGAGCGGCGACGACTACGTTCCCGGCAACGTCCGCTGCGAGGCACAGCTCGGCGGCGCGCAGGTCGCGACCTACGCCGCCGGCATCTACGGGACGGGCGGCGGACCGGCCTGTGGCGTCCTGGCCATCCACTTCGATTGGGAATCCCAGGCGAAGGCCATCGTCGAGGGCGTGCGGATCGCGCGGGAGGATCGGGGGCGCACCCGCGTGCTTCTGGTGGACGCGCAACGCCGCATCCTGGCTGCCTCCGACGGCAAGGGCATCCTCACCGAAACGCTCGCCGCGGACCTGAACGGGCGGGACAGCGGTCTCGTCCGCGATCCCCGAACCGGCGCCGTGACGGCGTTCCATCGGACGCCGGGCTACGAGAGCTATCGTGGGCTCGGCTGGTACGGCGCCATCGTCCAAAGCGGGGCGTGA
- a CDS encoding FTR1 family protein, which produces MADGSTFVQAFIILFREGLEALLVIAALAAFLRRANAAERIAPVYMGALAAVAASAVMAWVFATFYDGNHSDLFEAGVMLAAAVLLFYMSGWMFVRQDPKAWQADLNRLAERALGAGTVLSLAGIAFLAVFREGAETILFVHALAKTANGFDASLLSGLAAAAVALVAMFVAMQWLALRLPLRPMFIVTSAFLFFMGLRMVGEAFQELQEQALIPFTTEGVPAFVSDWGLSNGSWEALGTQLVILTVAVAAALVSLLRKGNDKTASEGRPVSAAS; this is translated from the coding sequence ATGGCGGACGGATCGACGTTCGTGCAGGCTTTCATCATCCTGTTCCGCGAGGGACTGGAAGCTCTGCTGGTGATCGCGGCGCTCGCCGCCTTCCTTCGCCGCGCGAATGCGGCGGAGCGGATCGCACCGGTCTATATGGGCGCGCTCGCCGCCGTCGCCGCCAGCGCGGTCATGGCTTGGGTGTTCGCGACCTTCTACGACGGCAACCACAGCGACCTGTTCGAGGCCGGCGTGATGCTCGCGGCGGCGGTGCTGCTGTTCTACATGAGCGGCTGGATGTTCGTTCGCCAGGACCCGAAGGCGTGGCAGGCCGATCTCAACCGGCTCGCCGAGCGGGCGCTGGGCGCGGGCACCGTGCTGTCGCTGGCCGGCATCGCCTTCCTCGCGGTGTTCCGCGAGGGTGCTGAGACGATCCTGTTCGTCCACGCCCTGGCCAAGACAGCCAACGGCTTCGACGCCTCGCTCCTGAGCGGGCTGGCCGCGGCGGCGGTGGCGTTGGTGGCGATGTTCGTGGCGATGCAGTGGCTGGCCCTGCGCCTGCCGCTGCGCCCGATGTTCATCGTGACCTCGGCCTTCCTGTTCTTCATGGGCCTGCGGATGGTCGGCGAGGCGTTCCAGGAGCTTCAGGAGCAGGCGCTGATCCCCTTCACCACCGAGGGCGTGCCCGCCTTCGTTTCCGATTGGGGCCTGAGCAACGGAAGCTGGGAGGCGCTCGGCACCCAGCTCGTGATCCTGACCGTGGCCGTGGCGGCTGCTCTCGTCAGCCTCCTGCGCAAGGGAAACGATAAGACGGCCAGCGAGGGCCGGCCGGTCTCGGCGGCCTCCTGA
- a CDS encoding glycosyltransferase family 4 protein, translated as MTALASPYAGKNLVFVVTEDWFFASHFLPMAHAALEMGLSVAVVTRVRAHRAVIEAAGIRVVPLEAERSSLNPMEAGYAAGQLSGILKALKADIVHCIALRGILVGGTAAAMAGIPRRVFALTGLGLLGARADATGRLSRLALKGLIRGPLASRQTRFLFENPDDARALGLDPSDTAVTLVGGAGVDPDAFAPRPLPPPSPLKVAIVARMLWSKGIDVAVEAVRQARAEGVAVELSLYGAPDPSNRRAIPEATLREWSRDGIAWHGPTADVASVFAAHHVGALPSRGGEGLPRMLLEAAACGRAILTSDVPGCRDLVRDGREGLLVPPGDAAALAAALSRLAADPALVARMGTAARARILEGGYTEAAVAETVAGLYAELLAP; from the coding sequence ATGACTGCCTTAGCCTCCCCCTACGCCGGCAAAAACCTCGTCTTCGTCGTCACGGAGGACTGGTTCTTCGCCTCGCATTTCCTGCCGATGGCCCACGCCGCCCTCGAGATGGGACTCTCGGTCGCGGTGGTGACGCGGGTGCGCGCGCACCGCGCCGTGATCGAAGCGGCCGGCATCCGGGTGGTGCCGCTCGAAGCGGAGCGCTCCAGCCTGAACCCGATGGAGGCCGGCTACGCCGCGGGGCAGCTCTCGGGCATCCTGAAGGCGCTCAAGGCCGACATCGTCCATTGCATCGCGCTGCGCGGCATCCTCGTCGGTGGCACGGCGGCGGCGATGGCGGGCATCCCGCGCCGGGTCTTCGCGTTGACCGGTCTCGGCCTGCTCGGCGCCCGCGCGGACGCGACCGGGCGGCTGTCCCGGCTGGCGCTGAAGGGCTTGATCCGCGGGCCGCTCGCGAGCCGGCAGACCCGCTTCCTGTTCGAGAACCCGGACGACGCCCGCGCGCTCGGCCTCGACCCGTCCGACACCGCCGTCACCCTGGTCGGCGGTGCAGGCGTCGATCCCGACGCCTTCGCGCCGCGCCCCCTGCCGCCGCCCTCTCCGCTCAAGGTCGCCATCGTCGCGCGGATGCTGTGGTCGAAGGGCATCGACGTCGCGGTCGAGGCGGTGCGGCAGGCGCGTGCCGAGGGCGTGGCGGTGGAGCTGTCGCTCTACGGCGCGCCCGATCCCTCGAACCGCCGGGCGATCCCCGAGGCGACCCTGCGGGAGTGGTCGCGCGACGGCATCGCATGGCACGGCCCGACGGCGGACGTCGCCAGCGTCTTCGCCGCCCACCATGTCGGCGCCCTGCCCTCCCGCGGCGGCGAGGGTCTGCCGCGCATGCTGCTGGAGGCGGCGGCTTGCGGCCGTGCCATCCTCACCAGCGACGTACCGGGCTGCCGCGACCTCGTGCGCGACGGCCGCGAAGGGCTGCTCGTGCCGCCGGGCGACGCCGCGGCGCTCGCCGCCGCGCTGAGCCGGCTCGCGGCCGATCCGGCGCTCGTCGCGCGGATGGGGACGGCGGCGCGGGCGCGCATCCTCGAGGGCGGCTACACCGAAGCGGCCGTGGCCGAGACGGTGGCGGGGCTCTACGCGGAGCTTCTCGCCCCGTGA
- a CDS encoding NupC/NupG family nucleoside CNT transporter — protein MLDRLFHAGASLALLLAVAWLFSVNRRAIRPRVVLAALALQVGIGALMLFVPLGQRALGAVADVVTTVLSFGDRGTAFLFGGLVEPRMFELFGGSGFILALRVLPQILYVSALIGVLYHLGVMQALARVLGAGLRKVLGTSPIESFSAVITIFIGQSEIAVALRPFLATLTAAELFAVMTSGAASTAGSILAGYAALGVPMPYLLAASFMAIPGGLLYAKILVPSTEPTRIVTTRVEFGEARAANLIEAAADGTQKGLGVAVAVGAMLIAFVGLIALVNAAIGWTGGLFGLSGLSIEGILGVALAPLAWLLGVPWEQATLVGGAIGQKIAFNEFLAYAGLSSTLKAGTLDPRTSAILCFALCGFANLTSVAIQLASFTSLAPERRPEIARFGLRAILAGTLSNLTSAAIAGLFIAG, from the coding sequence ATGCTCGACAGGTTGTTCCATGCCGGCGCGAGCCTCGCCCTGCTGCTCGCGGTGGCGTGGCTCTTCTCCGTGAACCGACGGGCGATCCGGCCGCGAGTGGTGCTGGCCGCCCTGGCGCTTCAGGTCGGGATCGGCGCGCTGATGCTGTTCGTGCCCCTCGGGCAGCGGGCGCTCGGCGCGGTCGCGGATGTCGTCACCACCGTGCTCTCCTTCGGCGACCGGGGCACCGCCTTCCTGTTCGGCGGCCTCGTCGAGCCGCGGATGTTCGAGCTGTTCGGCGGCTCCGGCTTCATCCTCGCCCTGCGGGTGCTGCCTCAGATCCTCTACGTCTCGGCCCTGATCGGCGTGCTCTACCATCTGGGCGTGATGCAGGCGCTGGCGCGCGTGCTCGGGGCGGGCTTGCGAAAGGTGCTCGGCACCTCGCCGATCGAATCGTTCTCGGCGGTCATCACCATCTTCATCGGGCAGAGCGAGATCGCCGTGGCCCTGCGCCCCTTCCTCGCGACGCTCACCGCGGCCGAGCTGTTCGCCGTGATGACGAGCGGAGCCGCCTCCACCGCCGGCTCGATCCTCGCCGGCTACGCCGCGCTCGGCGTGCCGATGCCGTATCTGCTGGCCGCGTCCTTCATGGCGATCCCCGGCGGGCTGCTCTACGCCAAGATCCTCGTGCCCTCGACCGAGCCGACGCGCATCGTCACGACGCGGGTGGAGTTCGGCGAGGCGCGCGCGGCCAACCTGATCGAGGCCGCCGCCGACGGCACCCAGAAGGGTCTCGGCGTCGCCGTGGCGGTCGGCGCGATGCTGATCGCCTTCGTCGGGCTGATCGCGCTGGTGAATGCCGCCATCGGCTGGACCGGAGGCCTGTTCGGCTTGTCCGGCCTCTCGATCGAGGGCATCCTCGGCGTCGCGCTGGCGCCGCTCGCCTGGCTGCTCGGCGTGCCGTGGGAGCAGGCGACGCTCGTGGGCGGCGCCATCGGCCAGAAGATCGCCTTCAACGAATTCTTGGCCTATGCCGGCCTGTCTTCGACCCTGAAGGCGGGCACCCTCGATCCGCGCACGAGCGCGATCTTGTGCTTCGCGCTGTGCGGCTTCGCCAATCTCACCTCGGTGGCGATCCAGCTCGCGAGCTTCACCAGCCTCGCCCCCGAGCGCCGCCCCGAGATCGCCCGGTTCGGCCTGCGGGCGATCCTGGCCGGCACGCTGTCGAACCTCACCAGCGCGGCCATCGCCGGCCTGTTCATCGCCGGGTGA
- a CDS encoding DNA topoisomerase IB — MLSEEAGAGVVDPREAARDAGLRYVDDSKPGLRRKRNGKGFRYIDPKGAAVSDPKEVARLKSLAIPPAYTDVWICPHPNGHIQATGRDEKGRKQYRYHPRFREAREASKFHRIMAFAEALPGIRARIDADMGKRGLPREKVLATVVHLLETTLIRVGNDDYARSNKSYGLTTLRDPHVKIAGSEMRFRFKGKSGKEWSVSVRDRRVAKIVKACQDLPGQELFQYLDDEGERRDVTSSDVNAYLREITGEDFTAKDFRTWAGTVLAALALREFEAFDNAAKAKKNLRAAIESVAGRLGNTPTICRKCYIHPQILDCYLEGGMLLQVKEAVEGELKNGLDALRPEEAAVLSLLRGRLERATKAAGADPGGTAKIAPPRQTGGRKAKPTGTKRTSGGRRAA, encoded by the coding sequence ATGCTGTCGGAGGAGGCCGGAGCCGGCGTGGTCGATCCCCGCGAGGCCGCGCGGGATGCGGGCCTGCGCTACGTGGACGATTCGAAGCCCGGCCTGCGGCGCAAGCGCAACGGCAAGGGCTTCCGCTACATCGACCCGAAAGGCGCGGCGGTGAGCGATCCGAAAGAAGTCGCCCGGCTGAAAAGCCTCGCGATCCCGCCGGCCTACACGGATGTGTGGATCTGCCCGCACCCCAACGGCCATATCCAGGCGACCGGGCGCGACGAGAAGGGGCGCAAGCAGTACCGCTACCATCCCCGCTTCCGCGAGGCGCGGGAGGCCTCGAAGTTCCACCGCATCATGGCCTTCGCCGAGGCGCTGCCGGGCATCCGCGCGCGGATCGACGCCGATATGGGCAAGCGCGGCCTGCCGCGGGAAAAGGTGCTCGCCACCGTGGTCCACCTGCTGGAGACCACGCTGATCCGCGTCGGCAACGACGATTACGCCCGCTCCAACAAGAGCTACGGCCTCACCACCCTGCGCGATCCGCACGTGAAGATCGCCGGCTCCGAGATGCGCTTCCGCTTCAAGGGCAAGAGCGGCAAGGAATGGTCGGTCTCGGTGCGCGACCGGCGCGTCGCCAAGATCGTCAAGGCCTGCCAGGACTTGCCTGGCCAGGAGCTGTTTCAGTATCTCGACGACGAGGGCGAGCGGCGCGACGTCACCTCCTCCGACGTGAACGCGTATCTCCGCGAGATCACGGGCGAGGATTTCACGGCAAAGGATTTCCGCACCTGGGCCGGCACCGTGCTCGCCGCCCTGGCGCTGCGGGAGTTTGAGGCGTTCGACAACGCGGCCAAGGCCAAGAAGAACCTTCGCGCGGCGATCGAGTCGGTCGCCGGGCGGCTCGGCAACACGCCGACCATCTGCCGCAAGTGCTACATCCACCCGCAGATCCTCGACTGCTACCTCGAAGGCGGAATGCTGCTGCAGGTGAAGGAGGCGGTCGAGGGTGAACTCAAGAACGGCCTCGATGCCCTGCGCCCGGAGGAGGCGGCGGTGCTGAGCCTGCTGCGGGGGCGGCTGGAGCGGGCGACGAAGGCCGCTGGGGCCGATCCCGGCGGCACGGCGAAGATCGCGCCGCCGCGCCAGACCGGAGGCCGCAAGGCGAAGCCGACCGGCACGAAGCGCACCTCCGGCGGTCGCCGGGCGGCATGA
- a CDS encoding homoserine dehydrogenase codes for MTQTLRLGIAGLGTVGASVLGMVARRAEALTATTGRTITVTAVSARDRSRDRGVDLSGLHWFDDPVELARSGEIDVFVELVGGSEGAAKAAVEAALGAGKHVVTANKALLAHHGAALARLAEERGVALAYEASVAGGIPVIKAIREGLTGNTISRVYGILNGTCNYILSRMEAEGLTFEACLKDAQALGYAEADPTFDVEGFDTAHKLAILTSLAFGVEIDAEGVSVEGISAIQPLDLTMADELGYRIKLLGVAQATAEGIEQRVHPTMVAKASAIAQVMGVTNAVTVDADAVGELTLIGPGAGGAATASAVVADITDVASGVVRPTFGQPVANLASPRRVEMQRHEGGYYIRLTVHDRTGVAAGVATRMAEANISIESIVQRRSAKAASSDPQGLSGQPVPLVLITYAATEGNVRKALAAIDRDGLLAEAPQLIRIERE; via the coding sequence ATGACGCAGACCCTTCGCCTCGGTATCGCGGGGCTCGGCACGGTCGGTGCCTCCGTCCTGGGCATGGTCGCCCGCCGCGCCGAGGCGCTCACCGCCACGACCGGCCGCACCATCACCGTCACCGCCGTCTCCGCCCGCGACCGGAGCCGCGACCGCGGCGTGGACCTCTCGGGCCTGCACTGGTTCGACGATCCGGTGGAGCTGGCGCGCTCGGGCGAGATCGACGTGTTCGTCGAACTCGTCGGCGGCTCGGAAGGGGCGGCCAAGGCAGCGGTCGAGGCGGCGCTCGGCGCCGGCAAGCATGTCGTGACCGCCAACAAGGCGCTGCTCGCCCATCACGGCGCGGCGCTCGCCCGCCTGGCCGAGGAGCGCGGCGTGGCGCTCGCCTACGAGGCGTCGGTGGCCGGCGGCATCCCGGTGATCAAGGCGATCCGCGAGGGGCTGACCGGCAACACGATCAGCCGCGTCTACGGAATCCTCAACGGCACCTGCAACTACATCCTCAGCCGCATGGAGGCGGAGGGACTGACCTTCGAAGCCTGCCTCAAGGACGCGCAGGCGCTGGGCTACGCCGAGGCCGACCCGACCTTCGACGTCGAGGGCTTCGACACCGCCCACAAGCTCGCCATTCTCACGAGCCTCGCCTTCGGCGTGGAGATCGACGCCGAGGGTGTTTCCGTCGAGGGCATCTCGGCGATCCAGCCCCTCGACCTCACCATGGCCGACGAACTCGGCTACCGTATCAAGCTGCTGGGCGTCGCACAGGCGACCGCCGAGGGCATCGAGCAGCGGGTGCACCCGACCATGGTGGCGAAGGCCTCGGCCATCGCCCAGGTGATGGGCGTGACCAACGCCGTCACAGTCGATGCCGACGCGGTCGGCGAGCTGACCCTGATCGGCCCCGGCGCCGGCGGGGCGGCCACGGCCTCCGCGGTCGTCGCCGACATCACCGATGTGGCGTCCGGTGTCGTGCGCCCGACCTTTGGGCAGCCGGTGGCGAACCTCGCAAGCCCCCGGCGGGTCGAGATGCAGCGCCACGAGGGCGGCTACTACATCCGCCTCACGGTTCACGATCGGACCGGCGTCGCGGCCGGCGTCGCCACCCGGATGGCGGAGGCCAACATCTCGATCGAGAGCATCGTTCAGCGCCGCTCGGCCAAGGCCGCCTCCAGCGACCCGCAGGGCCTGTCCGGCCAGCCGGTGCCGCTGGTGCTGATCACCTACGCCGCCACCGAGGGCAATGTCCGCAAGGCGCTGGCCGCCATCGACCGCGACGGCCTGCTCGCCGAGGCGCCGCAATTGATCCGGATCGAGCGCGAATAG
- a CDS encoding methyltransferase produces the protein MTPVRDPVRFIREHTALRTVPHAPEIVLHVADEATALWQKTEEELEAIGLPPPFWAFAWAGGQALARFILDNPATVAGRRVIDFASGSGLVAIAAAKAGAAHVIASDLDPFALHAIPLNAAANGVADRITAEGHDLIGTDADCVLAADIFYERDLAAAVGGWLGDLHGRGRTVLIGDPGRSYLPRERLVPVATYEVPVTRALEDAEIKRSSVWRFA, from the coding sequence GTGACACCGGTTCGCGATCCCGTCCGCTTCATCCGCGAGCACACGGCCCTGCGGACCGTTCCGCACGCCCCCGAGATCGTGCTGCACGTCGCCGACGAGGCGACCGCGCTGTGGCAGAAGACCGAGGAGGAGCTGGAGGCGATCGGCCTGCCGCCGCCATTCTGGGCCTTCGCCTGGGCCGGCGGGCAGGCGCTCGCCCGCTTCATCCTCGACAACCCCGCCACGGTGGCCGGGCGGCGGGTGATCGATTTCGCCTCGGGCTCGGGCCTCGTCGCCATCGCCGCGGCGAAGGCCGGCGCGGCCCACGTCATCGCGAGCGACCTCGATCCCTTCGCGCTGCACGCGATCCCGCTCAACGCCGCGGCCAACGGTGTGGCGGACCGCATCACCGCGGAGGGCCACGACCTGATCGGCACCGATGCCGATTGCGTGCTCGCCGCCGACATCTTCTACGAGCGCGACCTCGCCGCCGCGGTCGGCGGCTGGCTCGGCGATCTGCACGGACGCGGACGCACCGTCCTGATCGGTGATCCCGGCCGCTCCTACCTGCCCCGCGAGCGGCTCGTCCCGGTCGCGACCTACGAGGTGCCCGTGACGCGGGCGCTGGAGGATGCCGAGATCAAACGCTCCTCGGTCTGGCGCTTCGCCTGA
- a CDS encoding diguanylate cyclase produces the protein MHIVIVDSSRVVLRIVAGMLEPRGHVVSQFIDSAEALAYVTENPAVRALITSLEVRPLSGLELCWSARLLAESSRPLSIIAMSSARNARNLAEALDSGADDFIDKPPGAEELQARLRAAERLTTLQGDLIRLAETDPLTGLLNRRAFLLHTREAANKTGAFGHLCAVLLDIDHFKRINDEHGHDVGDAAIKAVAGLLEAEGISGRLGGEEFAVVLPGLRLTEAEAVASRLRLKASDLRIRSPKGPVRLTCSFGVSAWSEGETIDGLLKRADIALYEAKTTGRNRVVSAMTDLILSRTA, from the coding sequence GTGCACATCGTCATCGTGGATTCGAGCCGCGTCGTCCTGCGAATCGTGGCGGGCATGCTCGAACCGCGCGGACATGTCGTGTCGCAATTCATCGATTCCGCCGAGGCGCTTGCCTACGTCACCGAAAATCCCGCGGTCCGCGCCCTGATCACCAGCCTGGAGGTCCGGCCGCTGAGCGGGTTGGAACTGTGCTGGTCGGCCCGCCTGCTGGCCGAGTCGAGCCGCCCGCTCTCGATCATCGCCATGTCCTCGGCCCGCAACGCCCGCAACCTCGCCGAGGCGCTGGACAGCGGCGCCGACGACTTCATCGACAAGCCGCCGGGCGCCGAGGAATTGCAGGCGCGCCTGCGGGCCGCCGAGCGCCTCACCACGCTTCAGGGCGACCTGATCCGGCTCGCCGAGACCGATCCGCTCACCGGCCTGCTCAACCGCCGCGCGTTCCTGCTCCACACGCGGGAGGCCGCCAACAAGACCGGCGCGTTCGGACATCTCTGCGCCGTCCTCCTCGACATCGACCACTTCAAGCGCATCAACGACGAGCACGGGCACGATGTCGGCGACGCGGCGATCAAGGCGGTGGCCGGGCTGCTCGAGGCGGAAGGCATTTCCGGGCGTCTGGGCGGCGAGGAGTTCGCGGTGGTGCTTCCCGGGCTGCGCCTCACCGAGGCCGAGGCCGTCGCATCGCGCCTGCGCCTGAAGGCGTCCGACCTGCGCATCCGTTCGCCCAAGGGCCCCGTGCGCCTCACCTGCAGCTTCGGCGTCAGCGCGTGGTCCGAGGGCGAGACCATCGACGGCCTTCTGAAACGGGCGGATATCGCCCTGTACGAGGCCAAGACCACGGGTCGCAATCGCGTGGTCTCGGCGATGACCGACCTCATCCTCTCCCGGACGGCCTGA